In Clostridium omnivorum, the DNA window GTGGTGAGTGTATTGATTGTATGAAATGTGTTACTGCATGTCCTCGTAGAAATGTTACTTTTAAAGTATCAGAAAAAGATGTAAGGCCTTTAGTAACAAGTGCTGCAGTAGTTACAGCCATGACAGGTTTATATTATGCAGGTAATATTGGAATGAATACTTTAGGAATTGAAAACGTCCAAGTAACCTCATCACAAAGTACTCAAACTAATTCCGAAAGCTTATATAAGGATGGGACTTATGAAGGTTCTGGAACTGGTTTTAGAGGAGCTACAACCACTGTTTCGGTTACTGTTAAGAATGGTAAAATTTCTGATATATCAGCTATTTCTTACAGAGACGATAGACCATATTTCAGTAGAGCATTTTCAAAAGTAAGTGAAGAAATCATTGATAATCAGTCCACAGACGTAAATGCTGTTTCTGGAGCTACCTTCAGCAGCAGGGGAATCATGGCTGCTGTAGAAGATGCATTAAGTAGTGCTAATATTACAAGTTCTTCTTCTGAAACATCAACAAATAAAACTACAAATGAACAAACACAAAGTACTAATAATGAAGCAAACAATTCAGAACAAAATGTTCCAAGCAATCAAACGCAGCCATCAAACAATGAAGTTAATGCTCCAAGCAATAATTCTCAGACTACAGTTTCACAAGCACCATCGACATCTAACTCAACTAGCAGCACTAATTTTCAATATAAAGATGGAACTTACGAAGGCTCTGGTAGAGGATTTAAAGGAACCACAACAGTTTCAGTTGTTGTAAAAAACGGAAAAATCACAGAAGTTTCAACAATATCATCTAGAGATGATAGAAGATTTTATGAAAGAGCATATTCAGTTATTTCTGACGAAATTATAACTAGCCAATCAACTGAAGTAAATGCAGTTTCAGGTGCGACCTTCAGCAGCAACGGTATAATGCAGGC includes these proteins:
- a CDS encoding FMN-binding protein, which encodes MKKSKISIIQITRLIIQILFFIVLPSLYIDTFAGIKQLYIAIISKSFSATTLLPQLLSAIIIIPFTLIMGRFFCGWMCAYGAFGDFIYGISKKVFKVKFVMDESIDKVLKYIKYVVLAFSVFAIWTINSNVYSTFSPWDAFGMLVAVGKLPDLSYVIANLTFGFSLFLLITIASAFIERFFCRYLCPLGAIFTVVSRLKIARIHKDRTNCGKCRICTNNCAMGIPLYKTDVVNSGECIDCMKCVTACPRRNVTFKVSEKDVRPLVTSAAVVTAMTGLYYAGNIGMNTLGIENVQVTSSQSTQTNSESLYKDGTYEGSGTGFRGATTTVSVTVKNGKISDISAISYRDDRPYFSRAFSKVSEEIIDNQSTDVNAVSGATFSSRGIMAAVEDALSSANITSSSSETSTNKTTNEQTQSTNNEANNSEQNVPSNQTQPSNNEVNAPSNNSQTTVSQAPSTSNSTSSTNFQYKDGTYEGSGRGFKGTTTVSVVVKNGKITEVSTISSRDDRRFYERAYSVISDEIITSQSTEVNAVSGATFSSNGIMQAVADALSNAK